From Thermococcus barophilus MP:
AAGATAGAGCTGGGAAGTTCTTATACCAAAGGGCAACGCTATAAAGCTGTCATTTAGGTCAATATCTATGAACTCGTTCTCAAGGAGGAAGTAGACTATGCTCTTCGCTTTGCCTTCAAGGATTTCCAAGTCTTTTCTCTGATGATAATAGAAGGTCTTCTCCAAAAACCCTATCAACTCGCGGAAGCTTTCAACTCCAAAGTTTGTAATTAATGCTAAAACTTGACTCCTAAATGCAGCATCGTTGGAGAGCATGGAGAACAGCTTTTCGGGCTTTCCAAAGATATACTTCTCCATGAGTTCTTCTGGCTTTTCTGTTTTTGCAACAATAATAGCTTCGCCTTCTTTGTCGTATTTAGGCCTTCCAGCTCTCCCTATCATCTGCTGGATTTCAAGAACAGGGATATCAGACCACCCAAAGGTTGAGTACCTCTTTGTATCGCGGATTATCACTCTAAAGGACGGTAAATTCACGCCCATAGCCAATGTCGGCGTCGCAGTTAAGACTTTTATCAATCCTTCCCTAAATGCATCCTCAATCAAAGTTCTTTCTGCTCTTCCTAATCCAGCATGATGGAAGGCAGCACCGTTAACTAAAACCTCTTTAAGCTTATCATTGGTTGGATTGCTTTCCAATGACTCAGCCAGTTCTTTTAATCTCCTTGCTTCGGGCTTTGTTAAAAGCCGCCTGACTTTCTTGCCAAGCATTCCCGCTTCTTTTTCAGCTGATCTTCTCGTGTTCACAAAAACCAGAGCTTGTTTGCCCTTTTTGACAGCATCAATTACGAGAGAGTCCCACTGAGGTGGAAACTTATCAACTTTGCCATCTTCCCAAATCAGCTGACCATGAGCAAAGACACCTTTCCTAAGTTTCACAGGACGCCAATCACTAACCACAAGCTTTGCGTTCAGCCATTCAGCCAGCTCCTCGGCATTTCCAACGGTTGCGCTCAATCCCAAAATCTGGGCTTTGCCAAGCATATGGGATAATATCATCTCCAAAGTTGCTCCCCTATCATAAGAGCCAAGAAGGTGAATTTCATCTGCAACAATAAGCGTTACATCCCTAATCCATCTTGATTTATGCCTCAAAAGGGAGTCAAACTTCTCTGACGTTGCTATGATTATGTCATATTTGCCCAGCCATTCTTCACTGCTGTCATAATCTCCAGTCGTTACAGCAACCCTAACCCCCAAATCTTCCCATGTTTTAAATTCTCTGTATTTTTCTTCAGCCAGAGCCTTAAGAGGGACTAAATAAACTGCCTTTCCACCCCCAGTAAAGAGCTTGTGGAGCATCACAATTTCAGCAACGAGGGTTTTTCCGCTCGCTGTTGGAATTGCCAAAAGCAAATTCTCCCCATTGAGAACACCGCTCCTCAGAGCCTCAGCTTGAGGAGGATAAAACTCGCTAATGCCCCGCTCTTTAATCTTCCTGATTATTCTCTCATCTACACCAAATTTTGAAAGCTCATCAACCTGCATTGCATACCCAATAGGGGAAAAGCGTTTATAGGCTTTTGGTTTAGTTGAAAGCATGAAAGTTGAAGTACCCTATCTGGTATTTGAAGTGAATGGGGAGGAATATATGATTGATGCCCACTTTTCAAAGAAGCTTGAGCGGATTGAAAGGATCAGCGCTCTAATTCGACCAGTAGACAGAACCCTGTCAGAAACTGCAGAAGAACCTCTTCCAATACTCTTACAGAAAAATGAAATTGAGGGATTCTTAAAAAATCTGTTTGTTGAGGTTTATGAAAGCTCTGGAGAGAAGCTGAACAAACGACTAAGGCATATGAGAAAATGGAATATCCTCAGGCTCATTGGAATTCCAACTGGTTTTTCAAGGCATGTAGAGAAAGACGAACATCTTGCAAAAGAAAACAGAGAGGCTATGCTATCCTTGGCGATATTAAGAAAAATCCTTGGAGTTAAAACCCCCACAGAACTTGATAAGATCAAGATAGTTCCAAAAGAATACCTCTACTACAGGATTGAACTCAAAAACAGAGAAATTTTCAATGAAAAAGGAGAAAAAGATGGCATATATACACAGCTCTTGGAAATTGATGGAGGTTTTAGGCATGCTCTGCTTTCTATGATTTAGCATAAAGCCAGCAGGCAACATGGTGGTCTTTCTCAACCTCAACCATTGGTGGCTCTTCTTTTCTGCACACATCCTTTGCAAACGGGCATCTTGGGTGGAACCTGCACCCAGCCGGTGGGTTTATTGGGCTTGGAGGTTCGCCTCTAACAATCTTACGCTTTGCTTTAAGCTCTTTAGCCATCTCCGGATCTGGAACTGGAATAGCTGAGAGGAGCATTTGGGTGTAGGGATGGAGTGGATTCTCAAAGATTTTATCAGCTGGACCTACCTCGACAAGCTTTCCAAGGTACATAACCCCCATCCTGTGGCTCATGTACTTGACGACACCCAAATCGTGGGAGATAAAGAGATAAGTGAACCCATGCTTTTCCTGCAAGTCCTTGAGAGTGTTCAGGATGTTCGCCTGGACTGAAACATCCAAAGCAGATGTTGGCTCATCAAGCACTATGAACTCTGGCTTAAGAGCCATTATCCTCGCTAAGGCAATTCTCTGTCTCTGACCACCACTGAACTCGTGGGGGTATCTGTAGAGGTGCATCTCGTTGAGTCCAACGCTTTTCAGGAGGTTTATCACAAATTCCTCAGGATCATCGACTTCAATGCCATGAAATCTCACAGGCTCCATGATTATTTCAAACACCGTCTGCCTCGGATTTAGAGATGAGTACGGATCCTGAAACATTATCTGGGCTTTCCTCCTGAACCATTTGAGCTCATCACCTTTAAGCTCCATAACGTTCTTGCCTTCAAAGAGGATTTCACCAGCAGTTGGCTCTATCAAACGAAGGATTGTTCTTCCTGTCGTTGTCTTACCACAGCCACTCTCGCCTACTAAGCCAAAGGTTTCACCCTTGTATATCTCAAAGCTTATGTCATCAACTGCCTTAACCCAGCCCTTTGTGAAAAATAAGCCTTTCACGGGAAAGTACTTTTTGAGATGTTTAACTTCTAACACTTTCTCCATGCTCTC
This genomic window contains:
- a CDS encoding ATP-dependent DNA helicase, giving the protein MQVDELSKFGVDERIIRKIKERGISEFYPPQAEALRSGVLNGENLLLAIPTASGKTLVAEIVMLHKLFTGGGKAVYLVPLKALAEEKYREFKTWEDLGVRVAVTTGDYDSSEEWLGKYDIIIATSEKFDSLLRHKSRWIRDVTLIVADEIHLLGSYDRGATLEMILSHMLGKAQILGLSATVGNAEELAEWLNAKLVVSDWRPVKLRKGVFAHGQLIWEDGKVDKFPPQWDSLVIDAVKKGKQALVFVNTRRSAEKEAGMLGKKVRRLLTKPEARRLKELAESLESNPTNDKLKEVLVNGAAFHHAGLGRAERTLIEDAFREGLIKVLTATPTLAMGVNLPSFRVIIRDTKRYSTFGWSDIPVLEIQQMIGRAGRPKYDKEGEAIIVAKTEKPEELMEKYIFGKPEKLFSMLSNDAAFRSQVLALITNFGVESFRELIGFLEKTFYYHQRKDLEILEGKAKSIVYFLLENEFIDIDLNDSFIALPFGIRTSQLYLDPLTAKKFKDALPQIEENPNPLGIFQLLASTPDMGTLSIKRKEQESYLDYAYEMEDYLYRSIPYWEDYEFQKFLSEVKTAKLLLDWINEVSEAKLIEAYGIDTGDLYRIIELADWLMYSLIELAKVLNAGGETIKYLRRLHLRLKHGVREELLELVELPMIGRRRARALYNAGFKNVNDIVKAKPSELLAVEGIGVKVLERIYRHFGVELPLLKNIKDPDKPEDKPKEKPKPKKGTLDYFLK
- a CDS encoding ABC transporter ATP-binding protein, with product MEKVLEVKHLKKYFPVKGLFFTKGWVKAVDDISFEIYKGETFGLVGESGCGKTTTGRTILRLIEPTAGEILFEGKNVMELKGDELKWFRRKAQIMFQDPYSSLNPRQTVFEIIMEPVRFHGIEVDDPEEFVINLLKSVGLNEMHLYRYPHEFSGGQRQRIALARIMALKPEFIVLDEPTSALDVSVQANILNTLKDLQEKHGFTYLFISHDLGVVKYMSHRMGVMYLGKLVEVGPADKIFENPLHPYTQMLLSAIPVPDPEMAKELKAKRKIVRGEPPSPINPPAGCRFHPRCPFAKDVCRKEEPPMVEVEKDHHVACWLYAKS